The genomic interval CACCGCCGAGACGGAGCGCTTCTACGGCATCGTCGAGACGCTCGCCGCCGATGGCATCGGCATCGTCTTCATCTCGCACCGACTCGGCGAGGTGTTCCGCATCGCCGACGATGTGACGGTGCTGCGCGGCGGCGTCGTGAGTCTCGCAGCCCCCATCGCGGATGTCGCACCGGATGACGTGGTGCGCGCCATCACGGGCGAGCTCACCGCGACGCACCGCACCGAGCGGCCCGCCGCATCCGGTGCCCCCGCGCTCGAGGCGCACGGCATCGACCTCGGGCGCGGCCGCACCCCGTTCGACCTGCGCGTCGATGCGGGCGAGATCGTCGCCGTGTACGGGCCGCTCGGCTCCGGAAAGACCTCGCTCGCGCGCACGCTCTTCGGCCTGCAGGGTCGCTACCGCGCGACCGTCGCGGGTGCCGCAGCCCGCATCCGGAACGCCGTCGACGCGCGCCGCGCGGGGCTCGCTCTCGTGCCCGAGGAGCGCCGCACGCAGGGCATCTGGCTCGACGAGACGGTGCGCACCCACTTCGCTCTCGGCTTCCGCGGCATCGTGCGCGCCCGCCGCGAACGCGCCCACGCGAATGACGTGATCGCCGACTACGACGTGCAGCCGCAGCGCGAGAGCCAGCTGCTGCGCCGTATGTCGGGCGGCAACCAGCAGAAGGTCGCCATCGGCAAATGGGTGGGCGTCGAGGGGCGCCGCGTGCTCATCCTCGACGAGCCCATGAAGGGCGTCGACGTGGCCGCCAAGGAGGCCATCTTTCGCTCCATCGAGGCGCTCGCCGCGACCGGGGTGGGCGTGCTCTACCTCACCCAGGAGCCCGACGACGCGCTGCGCATCGCCGACCGCGTGATCGTGCTCGGCCGATCCGGCGTCGCGCTCGAGAAGCCCGCCGGCGAGCTCACCGCACTCGACCTCATGTTCACCGAAAGGACCACCGACGCATGACCAGCGCGCTGACCCTCAGCCCCGGCGTCCGGATGCGCGACCTGCTGCGCCGCAACGCCGCGATCGCCGTCATCATCGTCGTCATCGCGGTGTTCGCGGTCGCGAATCCGAACTTCCTCACCGGCGGCAACCTGATGAGCATCCTGCTCTCGATCACGGTGAGCGCCTTCCTCGCCCTCGCGGTGACGTTCTCGCTCGTGGTCGACGGCTTCGATGTGTCGATCGGATCGACGACGAGCCTCGCGACGATCGCCGCGGCCTCCGTGATGATCGAGTGGCGCGGCGAGGCGTGGCTCGCGATCCTCGTGCCGATCCTGTGCGGGGTCGCCGTGGGGCTCGTGAACGGGTTCCTCATCGTCAAGCTCGGGCTGCCCGACCTGCTCGCGACGCTTGCGATGCTGTTCGTCATCTCGGGGGTGCAGCGCACCCTCACGGGCGGCAAGTCGATCACGGCGAGCCCCGATTCGGGCATCATCGTGCCGTCGTTCAGTTTCATCGGCAAGGGCACCGTCTTCGGCATCCCGTTCCCGGTGATCCTGCTGGTCGTGGTGGCGGTGCTCGCGTGGCTGTTCCTCAGCCGCACGACGCTCGGCCGCTCGATGTACCTCGTGGGCG from Salinibacterium sp. ZJ70 carries:
- a CDS encoding sugar ABC transporter ATP-binding protein; protein product: MTSALTLTGVGHDYGDGPVLHSVDLAVTGGRVHALLGMNGAGKSTLVHIGSGFFPPSAGELRIDGEPVRFTGPADALRRGVALLAQEVDRALVPDATVHENLLAATLQREKQRLFSPRENARRARDILEHYRVDLDPQRLVRDLSLYEKQALSLVRAASQNARFLFLDEPTSAFDTAETERFYGIVETLAADGIGIVFISHRLGEVFRIADDVTVLRGGVVSLAAPIADVAPDDVVRAITGELTATHRTERPAASGAPALEAHGIDLGRGRTPFDLRVDAGEIVAVYGPLGSGKTSLARTLFGLQGRYRATVAGAAARIRNAVDARRAGLALVPEERRTQGIWLDETVRTHFALGFRGIVRARRERAHANDVIADYDVQPQRESQLLRRMSGGNQQKVAIGKWVGVEGRRVLILDEPMKGVDVAAKEAIFRSIEALAATGVGVLYLTQEPDDALRIADRVIVLGRSGVALEKPAGELTALDLMFTERTTDA
- a CDS encoding ABC transporter permease, which gives rise to MTSALTLSPGVRMRDLLRRNAAIAVIIVVIAVFAVANPNFLTGGNLMSILLSITVSAFLALAVTFSLVVDGFDVSIGSTTSLATIAAASVMIEWRGEAWLAILVPILCGVAVGLVNGFLIVKLGLPDLLATLAMLFVISGVQRTLTGGKSITASPDSGIIVPSFSFIGKGTVFGIPFPVILLVVVAVLAWLFLSRTTLGRSMYLVGGNEEAARHLGLPVGRLRVLAYVISGVLASIGGIVLTARIGAGQIEAGAPLLMDAVAAAYVGYALFGQKKPSVVGTVLGAVLIGVLLNGLTMLKFPYFAQDIVKGGVFIMALAFAFVQTRRTR